A portion of the Clupea harengus chromosome 18, Ch_v2.0.2, whole genome shotgun sequence genome contains these proteins:
- the LOC122133761 gene encoding GTPase IMAP family member 7-like, with protein MACKPLFERLNFVIIGCDRAGKSEVCNAILGKKKFSFLYLLKKRHETATREARGRTITVTRAAGWNEDNLGKKDVEREMMYCVNRSRKAGLHAVVFVVNANRPYSDATTKTLEELLPKKVWDHTIVVLRNAEAHGEKLGDSLQSLVQKCGNRCCVLNRKSKCDITDRLEAMIAEKKQIYFGGKGDEEDKEKNSLIANLRHNIKYLQEQKNKEEERQLEETTREAKKELQKSTALKDIEIQNLQEICRKQEDELKSLQQEKCSDAPSQGAAVKTPCLEIAWPIKLLEILDNLDEKEFKRLKFFLHQKKRIPKLLDRDDLADKMIQVQFIGYTCSDSNQKDLKYFRL; from the exons ATG GCTTGTAAACCATTGTTTGAACGGCTGAACTTTGTAATTATTGGATGCGACCGTGCCGGGAAAAGTGAAGTATGTAATGCCATACTTGGGAAAAAGAAATTTAGTTTTTTGTACTTactgaaaaaaagacatgagaCGGCTACAAGGGAGGCACGTGGGAGGACAATAACAGTTACCCGTGCAGCGGGCTGGAATGAGGACAACCTTGGCAAAAAAGatgtagaaagagagatgatgTACTGTGTAAATAGGTCACGCAAAGCTGGACTTCATGCTGTTGTCTTTGTTGTGAATGCTAATAGACCCTACTCAGATGCAACAACCAAAACCTTAGAAGAGCTTCTCCCAAAGAAGGTGTGGGATCATACCATCGTTGTTCTTCGTAATGCAGAAGCTCATGGTGAGAAGCTTGGCGATTCTCTCCAGAGCCTTGTTCAGAAATGTGGAAACCGATGTTGTGTCCTCAACAGAAAATCCAAATGTGACATCACTGACAGGCTTGAGGCAATGATAGCGGAGAAAAAACAGATTTACTTTGGAGGAAAAGGTGATgaggaagacaaagaaaaaaacagtctgATTGCAAATCTCAGACACAACATTAAATATCTTCAAgagcaaaaaaataaagaagaagaaaggcaaCTTGAGGAAACGACACGGGAAGCCAAAAAGGAGCTTCAGAAGAGTACAGCACTGAAAGATATTGAAATACAAAACCTTCAAGAGATCTGCCGAAAACAGGAGGACGAACTGAAATCATTGCAGCAAGAAAAATGCTCAGATGCTCCGTCACAAGGAGCGGCGGTAAAAA CACCCTGTCTGGAAATCGCATGGCCCATCAAATTACTGGAGATTTTGGATAACCTAGATGAAAAAGAATTCAAGAGACTGAAGTTTTTTctacaccaaaaaaaaagaatacccAAATTACTTGACAGAGATGATCTTGCTGATAAAATGATACAG GTTCAGTTCATAGGCTATACCTGCTCGGACTCCAACCAAAAAGACTTGAAATACTTTAGACTTTAA